The following are encoded together in the Notolabrus celidotus isolate fNotCel1 chromosome 9, fNotCel1.pri, whole genome shotgun sequence genome:
- the tmc2b gene encoding LOW QUALITY PROTEIN: transmembrane channel-like protein 2-B (The sequence of the model RefSeq protein was modified relative to this genomic sequence to represent the inferred CDS: substituted 2 bases at 2 genomic stop codons) translates to MEVDAVIDSGSEGELLCFSLQKLIVVTLLLHCXCPTGQMFXLPKCLFLTDEARRRAKNRRARQQRKAKRDSDDEDDEDDEDEAPKKRGRKKKAKPRDSDEEDEEDNRSVKSKGSKASRRKAAKEESEEESEDDRQRKKKRGKNVSKQEKEEQNKEKKGKVKGKEGKDKGGEKDKKKKSGKFSSSSSSDSDDQSLSEGEIEALKEQVEEKKKLITTLRNKPWRMKKRLVTLKEAQEFVEKFEGALGKGKGRRLYAFKVMMAKVLMGLPLGSIPRKTVPREEQDTAMDFSVLFDFGGYFKYSFLFYGYYNSDRTIGLLQFRLPLSYLLVGVGIFGYSLMVVIRTMARNSNEGGDGAEEGEFTFSWKMFTSWDYLIGNPETADNKYASITTSFKESIVDEQENQKDENIHLRRFLRVLANFLILCSLGGSGYLIYFVVKRSQEFADMKNEELSWFEKNEVEFVMSLLGLVCPPLFETIAELEDYHPRDALKWQLGRIFALFLGNLYTFLFALFDEVNAKLESEKAIKNATEWALGQHIANYSSHYNTTDVPPPNVHPADVIRGPCWETAVGIEFVKLIVSDIQVTYLTILIGDFVRAVLVRYLNYCWCWDLEAGFPSYGEFDISGNVLGLIFNQGMIWMGAFYAPGLVGLNVLRLLCSMYYQSWAVMCCNVPHERVFKASRSNNFYMGLLLLVLFLSLLPVVYTIMTLSPSFDCGPFSGQEKMYDVVMETIDKDLPSFISNIFTYATNPGLIMPAVLLMVLAIYYLNAVSKGYQQANLDLKRKMQMARDEEKNRRNNKDSTNQVMKDLEDLLPDKSLIPPPAEEEPPPPDVVIEKGSKSPKMKPGAAGKGVKLQKDVSLAAPNPRSPVTRAPGPRRPPPGNARGPQPGPGRGRGRGGPRRE, encoded by the exons ATGGAGGTTGACGCTGTGATCGACAGTGGAAGTGAAGGTGAGTTATTGTGCTTTTCATTACAGAAACTAATAGT AGTAACTTTGCTGCTGCACTGTTGATGTCCTACAGGACAAATGTTTTAGCTgccaaaatgtttgtttctcacaGATGAGGCCAGAAGGAGAGCTAAAAACAGAAGAGCCAGACAACAACGCAAAGCCAAACGGGACAgcgatgatgaggatgatgaagatgatgaggatgaggcaCCAAAGAAAAGAGGACGTAAAAAGAAGGCAAAGCCCAGggacagtgatgaagaggacgaGGAAGACAACCGCAGCGTGAAGAGCAAAGGTTCAAAGGCCTCCAGGAGGAAAGCTGCtaaggaggagagcgaggaggagagtgaAGATGACcgacagagaaagaagaaacgAGGGAAAAATGTGTCCaagcaggagaaagaggagcagaATAAGGAGAAGAAGGGAAAAGTTAAAGGAAAAGAAGGGAAGGATAAAGGTGGtgagaaagacaagaaaaagaagagtggGAAGTTTAGCAG ctcctcttcctccgacTCTGACGACCAATCCCTGTCAGAGGGAGAGATTGAAGCCCTGAAGGAACAggtagaggagaagaagaaactgaTCACCACTTTGAGGAACAAACCCTGGCGTATGAAGAAGAGACTTGTAACtctaaa GGAGGCTCAGGAGTTTGTTGAAAAGTTTGAAGGAGCTCTCGGTAAAGGAAAAGGAAGGAGGCTGTATGCGTTCAAAGTCATGATGGCCAAG GTCCTGATGGGTCTTCCCCTTGGCTCCATTCCCAGAAAAACTGTGCCTCGAGAGGAGCAAGATACGGCCATGGACTTCTCTGTGCTCTTTGACTTTGGT GGATACTTTAAGTACTCCTTTCTGTTCTATGGCTACTACAACAGCGATCGGACCATTGGGTTGCTGCAGTTCAGACTTCCTCTGTCATACTTGCTAGTAGGAGTTGGGATCTTTGGATACAGCCTGATGGTTGTCATAAGAAC GATGGCTCGAAACTCAAATGAAGGGGGGGATGgggcagaggagggagagttCACCTTCAGCTGGAAGATGTTTACCAGCTGGGATTACCTGATAGGAAACCCTGAGACTGCAGACAATAAGTACGCCTCCATAACCACCAGCTTCAAG GAATCTATAGTGGATGAACAGGAGAATCAGAAAGATGAGAACATCCATCTCCGACGGTTCCTCCGAGTTCTGGCAAACTTTCTGATCCTATGCAGCCTTGGAGGCAGCGGATATCTCATTTACTTTGTGGTGAAACGTTCTCAGGAGTTTGCTGATATGAAAAACGAAGAACTCTCGTGGTTTGAAAAGAATGAG GTGGAGTTTGTGATGTCTCTACTGGGGCTGGtgtgtcctcctctctttgAAACCATCGCAGAGCTCGAGGACTATCACCCTCGTGACGCCCTCAAGTGGCAGCTGGGACGAATCTTTGCACTCTTCCTTGGAAACCTTTACACCTTCCTTTTCGCCCTGTTTGATGAGGTTAATGCCAAG ttggAGAGTGAAAAGGCAATCAAGAACGCCACTGAATGGGCTCTGGGGCAACACATTGCCAATTACAGCTCCCACTACAACACAACAGACGTGCCTCCTCCAAATGTTCATCCAGCCGACGTCATCAGAGGACCCTGCTGGGAGACTGCAGTGGGAATA GAGTTTGTGAAGCTGATAGTGTCAGACATACAGGTCACCTATTTGACGATCCTGATTGGTGACTTTGTACGAGCCGTCCTCGTCCGCTACCTCAACTACTGCTGGTGCTGGGACCTAGAGGCCGGGTTT CCTTCATATGGAGAGTTTGACATCAGTGGAAATGTGCTTGGCCTAATCTTCAATCAAGGAATGATATG GATGGGAGCGTTTTACGCCCCAGGTCTAGTGGGTCTGAACGTTTTACGTCTCCTGTGCTCGATGTACTATCAGAGCTGGGCAGTGATGTGCTGTAACGTTCCTCATGAGCGGGTTTTCAAGGCCTCTCGGTCCAACAACTTCTACATGGGCCTGTTGCTGCTGGTGCTGTTCCTCAGTCTGCTGCCTGTCGTCTACACCATCATGACTTTGTCCCCGTCCTTTGACTGTGGACCATTCAG TGGTCAAGAGAAAATGTATGACGTGGTCATGGAAACTATAGATAAGGATCTGCCATCTTTCATAAGTAATATTTTTACTTATGCCACCAACCCTGGACTCATCATGCCTGCTGTCCTTCTCATGGT GTTGGCCATATACTACCTGAATGCAGTGTCAAAAGGATATCAACAAGCAAACTTGGACCTTAAAAGGAAGATGCAAATG GCTCGGGATGAGGAGAAGAACCGcagaaacaacaaagacagCACTAATCAAGTGATGAAAGACTTGGAGGACCTGCTTCCAGACAAATCTTTAATACCCCCTCCTGCTGAGGAAGAGCCGCCTCCTCCTg ATGTCGTAATTGAGAAAGGCAGCAAGTCTCCCAAGATGAAGCCAGGTGCCGCAGGAAAAGGGGTTAAACTACAAAAAGATGTGTCATTGGCTGCCCCAAACCCCAGATCTCCAGTGACCCGTGCCCCAGGGCCACGAAGACCCCCTCCTGGAAATGCCAGGGGGCCTCAACCTGGACCTGGGAGAGGAAGAGGTCGAGGTGGGCCTCGCAGGGAATAA
- the LOC117818283 gene encoding retinal dehydrogenase 1-like isoform X2, translating into MSSGNGCNHQDPDQSLKPQHVLPMPIPDPPIHFTKLFIDNEWQEACSGRKIPVYDPATGNLLCEVEESDKEDVDKAVRSARAAFQTGSPWRSMDASDRGQLLNRLADLVERDRLLLATLESLDSGKVFLMAYFVDLLATIKTLRYYGGWADKIHGKTIPVDGEYFTYTRHEPIGVCGQIIPWNFPLMMFAWKIAPALCCGNTVVIKPAEQTPLSALHMAALIKEAGFPPGVVNVVPGYGHTAGCAISHHMDIDKVAFTGSTAVGKLIQKAAGESNLKRVTLELGGKNPNIVFADCDLEYAVEQAHSGLFFNQGQCCLAGSRVFVEEPIYEEFVRLSVEKAKSKMLGNPLLPGVDQGPQIDQKQFDRIMALIESGKKEGATLECGGSQWGQQGLFIQPTVFSNVSDEMCIAKEEIFGPVQQIMCFRSIHEVIQRANDTHYGLAAGVFTNDIDKALTVSSALQAGLVWVNCYNAMSSQCPFGGFKMSGNGRELGEYALQEYTEVKAVTIKISKKNS; encoded by the exons TTGTTCATTGATAACGAGTGGCAGGAGGCGTGCAGCGGAAGAAAGATTCCTGTGTATGATCCCGCCACAGGGAACCTGCTGTGTGAAGTAGAAGAGTCTGACAAA GAAGATGTAGATAAGGCTGTGAGGAGCGCCAGAGCTGCCTTCCAGACAGGGTCCCCATGGCGATCCATGGATGCCTCAGACCGAGGTCAGCTACTCAACAGACTCGCTGACTTAGTGGAGAGAGACCGGCTACTACTGGCA acaCTAGAAAGTCTGGACTCTGGTAAAGTGTTTCTCATGGCATATTTTGTTGATCTGTTGGCCACAATTAAAACACTGAGATATTATGGAGGCTGGGCAGACAAGATTCATGGCAAAACCATCCCTGTAG ATGGAGAGTATTTTACTTACACTCGGCATGAGCCCATTGGAGTCTGCGGCCAGATAATTCCT TGGAACTTCCCATTGATGATGTTTGCGTGGAAGATTGCTCCGGCTCTTtgctgtgggaacactgtagtcaTCAAACCTGCTGAGCAGACCCCATTATCAGCCCTGCACATGGCTGCGCTCATCAAAGAG GCAGGTTTTCCTCCGGGTGTGGTGAACGTGGTGCCAGGTTATGGTCATACAGCAGGCTGTGCCATTTCTCACCACATGGACATTGACAAAGTAGCCTTCACTGGATCTACTGCT GTTGGGAAACTCATCCAGAAGGCTGCAGGTGAAAGCAACCTGAAAAGAGTTACACTCGAACTTGGAGGAAAAAACCCAAACATAGTCTTTGCTGACTGTGACT TAGAGTATGCTGTAGAGCAGGCCCACAGTGGCCTGTTCTTTAACCAGGGGCAGTGCTGTCTGGCTGGGTCCAGGGTGTTTGTAGAGGAGCCCATCTACGAGGAGTTTGTCCGCCTCAGCGTGGAGAAAGCCAAATCGAAAATGTTGGGAAACCCATTGCTGCCAGGTGTTGACCAAGGACCACAG attgacCAGAAACAGTTTGATAGGATAATGGCGCTGATAGAGAGCGGGAAGAAGGAGGGGGCAACGCTGGAGTGTGGGGGGTCTCAGTGGGGTCAGCAGGGACTTTTTATACAACCCACCGTCTTCTCAAATGTCTCAGATGAAATGTGCATCGCCAAAGAAGAG atTTTTGGTCCAGTGCAGCAGATCATGTGTTTCCGAAGCATTCATGAAGTCATCCAGAGAGCCAACGACACACACTACGGCCTGGCAGCAGGAGTGTTTACTAACGACATTGACAAAGCCCTCACAGTCTCCTCTGCCCTGCAGGCTGGCTTGGTCTG ggtgaACTGCTACAACGCTATGAGTTCTCAGTGTCCCTTTGGTGGCTTCAAGATGTCTGGGAATGGGAGAGAACT gGGGGAATATGCTCTTCAGGAGTACACAGAGGTCAAAGCAGTCACCATCAAAATCTCAAAGAAGAACTCGTAA